A window of Streptomyces sp. NBC_01224 genomic DNA:
TATGCCGCCGAGACGGAACCCGTTGATCGCTCTCACGGAATTTGTGCCAGAACCTCCTAGAAATCAACGAAGTCAGGCCGGGCAATGGCCGCGTCAGAGGCAGCATGAAAATCGACGCCCAGCACATCGATGAGCCCGGTCTTGTGGTTCTCGACATCACCGCCGCCGACGAGGCAACCACCCACGCCGTAAGGGCCGAGCTGGAGCAGCGGTGAGCCGCCTCCGGCATCACCTCCGTACACAGCGAACCGGGAGTACCAGGGGTGAGGGGGCGCGTTTACGCCGACATCCGGCGCCGTGCCACCACGGACTAGATGCAGCCGACCGATGCCGGGCGAGCCAAGCGTGTCATCCTCTTGACACAATTCAACCCACTAGGCAATGTGTCACATAGTTGATACACATCGTGGGAGGGGAAGGAATCGGCATGTCTGCTGCCGCAGGTACGGAAATAGCGTGGCGGGCGAGGCTCGACACTCCCGTGCGATGGGCCGGCGCGGCGACCGGTCTGACTGTCAACGCCCTGGTCTCCTTCAGCGCCGATCCTGATGTGGATCTGCTGTACGGGTTCCCCGTGTTCGGTCTGTGCGTCATGGCCGGCGTGTTCACGGCAGATGTGATCGCGCGCCCGAGTCCTGGCCGACTACGAGTAGCCGAAGTGACACCGCGCCGGATCCGGGACTATCTGCCCCGATTCCTGACCGCTGCGCTGGCCACGCAGGCTGCTGTCTTGCTGGCCCTTCTGATCGTCGCCACCGCAACCGGATCGGCGGACGCCGACGGCCGTTCAGGACGTGCTCTGTCCGTTGCATGCCCGAAAGGCACCCAGCTGCTCTCGCCCTGGCCAGGCCCCTACTACGCCTGGCCAGCCCTCGGCGGTCTCGCGCTCGGAACCGTTGCCTGCGCACTGCTTCTGCGTCGTGTCACCGCGCGGTCCGGGAGCGACGATCAACGCCGCACGAGCGTCCGGGCAGCGGTCGGCGCATGGGGAGTGCTGGTGACCGCCCCTCTTTTCGCTGTCTCCTTGACGATGGGCGTTGTGGTGCTGAGCCTGTCCTGCGCAGGCGAGATGAAGGACGTGGCCGTGTGGGGGCTGGCCGTCACGGCCGTCACCGCTGCACTGACCGCGTGTCACTGTCTGGGCGTCCTGCTGCTGCCGCAGGCTTACATCAAGGCTCGCCCATGACAACAAGTGGCATCAACGTCAGCGTCAGCCACGCTTCCCCCGTCCCACCGTACGAGCAACTCCGTGCACAACTAGCGGATTTGATCTCCATCGGCCGACTGACCCAGGGGGACAGACTTCCGTCCGTGCGCCAGCTTGCCTCCGACCTCGGGCTGGCCAACAACACCGTGGTGCGGGCATACCGCGAACTGGAGACCGCGGGCCTGGTCAAAAGCCGCCGAGGTTCTGGTACCCAGGTCATCGCCCCGGCGGCCACTACCGACATGAAAGCGAAGCTCGCGGAACACGCAAGCAATTACGCGGCCGCCGCCAGGCAACTCAATGCCACTGACGAGGAAACCCTCGCGGCAATCCGGCATGCTCTTGCATGTCGCAATACACCGGGGAGTGTCTAATCAGCGGCGGATCTGCTGCCGTCGTCGCCCTTGCGATGAAATTGAGGGCCGGGATAGCGATCGCAAGGGGCACCGGCCTTGGTACATCGGTACAGCGGTTATCGGGGAGAACGATCAAGGTCGTGCGCTGGGCGCCGCGACGTCCGGCCATGGACGGGGAACGCCGATGTCCCAGAGGGCGGCGAAGTCGGCGTGGGCCTGCTCGACGGCTTCGGGAGCCGACGCTCTCTCAGCCGCAGCCGCAGCCGCACGGCAGCCCAGCCTCGAACCGCACGGTCTTGCGCTCGCTAAGGGCGGCTTTCATAGGTGAGTTGAAGGCTGGCCACCACCACCTCTGAGTCGACCGGGTCCCGGATCGGCAGACGCGGGCCGGTGGTACCGGCCCGCGTCGGGTCAGCGCACGGTGACGGGCTTTGTGGTGGCCGTGCCGTTGGTCCAGCCGTTGCGGTGGGCAGTGATCTTGACGGTGATCTTCTGGCCACGGTCGGCCTTCACCAGGACGTAGGTGGACTTGGTCGCGCCGCTGATGGGCTTGCCGTTGCGCTTCCACTGGTACGTGTAGGAAGTGGCGGACGGCGACCAAGTGCCGCGGGCAGCCGTCAGCTTGTAGCCGACCTTGACGGAGCCGGAGATCGACGGCGCGGTGGTGGCCTTCAGGGTGGGGCCGACCGCGACCTTCAGCGCAGGTGAGGTGGAAGCGACGGAGCCCGCGCCGTTGCTGACCGTGACCCGGCAGGACACCTTGTGGGCGTAGTCGGCAGAGGTGAGGGCGCGGGTCTTGGCGGTGGCGCCGGAGATGACCGCGCCGTCGCGCAACCAGGACCAGGTGGCCCTGGTGTTGGTGCCGTTCCAGGCGGCGGAGCAGGTGAGGGTGGTGCCGGTTCGGGCCGTTCCGCTCACCGCAGCGTTGGTGGTGATCTGTGGCTTGATCAGCAGGGTCTGCGACTGGGACCACACCTGGGAGGTATAGCCGCCGCTGCCGGCGTACTCGGCCTTGCGCCACAGCACCATGGCCCGGCCGTCCGGTCCGGCAGCCACCTCGCCGGCGAGGGCGTCGGTGTTGGGGACGGCGGCGACGGGCGTGTTGTTCAGAGCGGTGGCCTTGCTCCAGGTGCCGTCGGCGCGCACCGCCCACTCAAGGTAGTTGTCGTCGCCGTTGTCGATGCTCGGCACCTGCGGCCACACGACCTGCACGGTTCCGTCAGGGCCGATGGAGGCGTCCACCTGCCAGTTGACGTAGCCGGTGGACAGCGTCTTCGGCGCGGACCAGGTCCCAGTGCTCGCGGTGCGGGTCACGGTCTGCACAACGGGGGTACCGGCGGTGCGGCTCCAGCCCGTCCACACGTAGGTGACGTCACCGTTGGGCGCGGCCAGCGGTTCACTTCCGTCGCTGTAGTTGATGGCGGAAACGGCGGTCTGAGTGGCACCCCAGGTGCCCGAAGGAGCGGTACGGGTGGCGGATTTGAGGTCGTCGGCGCCGTTGCGCCACAGCACGGTGGTGGCGTTCTTGGCGTCCATCGCCACCTGCGCGTTGCTGGACGTGGCGTCGGTGCCGGGCAGCACGGAGGCGCTACTCCAACTGGGCTGGGCCGAGGTGCGGGTGGCAGTGGAGACCGTGTGCTCGTCGGTGAAGCGGTTGAGTTCATCCCAGACCGCGGTGGCGGCGCCGCCGGGGGCCACCGCGAGGTCGAAGCTCCAGATGGATCCGGTAGTGGTGGAGCCCAGCGTCCGGGGTACGGACCACGCTCGGTCGCCGGGGGCAAGGTCGGCGGTCCTCACATCGTAGTTCCGGTACCCGTCGCCCTGGTCCCATACGGCAGTGAAGGTGCCGTCGGCCGCCGCGACCAGGCGGGGCGTGGACATGTCCAGGCCGTCCCAGGCGGCGAGCGTGGCCGGGGCGGACCAGGCTGCCGTGGCCGGGTTCCAGCCGGCGGCCAGGGCGACCAGCGAACCGTCTGCACCACTGCCGTCCAGCCAGGTCACCACGGCCCGCCCGTCGGCGCTCACGGCAAGGACGGCCGCGGAATTCTTGTCACGCCCGGTCACCAGGGTGTGCGGCGCACTCCACGTCGCGCTGCCAGCAGGCCGGACGGCGGTCCGGAAGTCCCAATCGGTGGCCCCGGCGGCCTTGTCCCGCCACAGCGCGAACGCGGCGCCGTCACCAGCCACCTGGACATCGATGAGAGTCTGCTGGCCGTCCGCTCCGGTCAGGGCGACGGCTGTGCTCCACGGCCCCGCCGACGCGGTGTACCCGGCGGCGGCCGAGGGAAGGGCGGTGCCCAACGAGACCGCGGCCACGGTGGCGGCGAGCGCCACGGCGGCAGTCTTCGGTATGCGTATCTTCAGTGCCATTACGGCTCCTGTCTCAGGCGAGCGCGTCTTGCGCCCGGCATGCTCGCGCACATCGGAGCGAGGGGGCGCAGCACCGGCGGAAGGCAAATGGCGTAGATGCCCTCATGCGGATCACGACGCCACCGCTCCCGCGCCGTGGTCATGATGACAGGACGGAGTAACGGACCATGCTGCCGGGTGCTGGCAATCTTGTACGGACCACAATGCCGGGTTTGATACTGGTGGGCTCGCGTATTCAACTGTCACCAGTTGTGACTTAGCCTTGATCCACCGATCTGATGGCTGTGGATGACTCTTCGAGAAACAAGGAAGTGCCTTGTGACCTGCGATGATGGGAGTTCTTGAGGCTTCCAGCACGCACGATCGGCAAGGCACTTCCGAGATGCAAGTTTCCCATACTCCAGCGGCGGTCTCCGCTGCGTTCGATGACCCGAATCTGGTCGCGCATGCCGGGCTGGTTCCGG
This region includes:
- a CDS encoding DUF6207 family protein; protein product: MKIDAQHIDEPGLVVLDITAADEATTHAVRAELEQR
- a CDS encoding GntR family transcriptional regulator, translated to MTTSGINVSVSHASPVPPYEQLRAQLADLISIGRLTQGDRLPSVRQLASDLGLANNTVVRAYRELETAGLVKSRRGSGTQVIAPAATTDMKAKLAEHASNYAAAARQLNATDEETLAAIRHALACRNTPGSV